A region of Mesorhizobium sp. AR02 DNA encodes the following proteins:
- a CDS encoding calcium-binding protein gives MATLHYASGGSATDVATAGFNLVDVSSVDELNALPAGTKGLVWLNEANGATSSFIQKVTPFIGNPKAFGFFLVDEPDPTGKWGTYATAANLKAESDWIHTNLPGAKTFITMMNMGSSANPDFSNTYNPANTHIDYYGVDPYPVRTGTSTVDYNMIDRSVAAAVASGIPVSQIVPVYQTFGGGSFTTDTGGQYVLPSVAQEQTMLDHWAKVAPSPAFDYAYAWGSQQGDTALGNSPALQALFQQHNLSSAASAPATPPPSTSGAASTPSTPSTPSTPNTPSTQGRPGTASTPTTPVVAYPSDGTHHHTNGADLIHRTDDVHHVANASHWVTESAGGGGGLGLASLADVGSDVFAFNTALAAGSADRPTDFGVSQQKIHLDHALGLHAGAPPNAAFFAGMGTHDGSDHIIYNSSTGALSFDNHGTGGAHHIEFAHFPGAFMT, from the coding sequence ATGGCCACTCTCCATTATGCATCAGGCGGATCAGCGACGGACGTCGCAACCGCCGGATTCAATCTTGTCGATGTTTCATCCGTGGACGAACTCAACGCCTTGCCGGCCGGCACGAAAGGTCTGGTCTGGCTGAATGAAGCCAATGGCGCAACCTCGTCCTTTATCCAGAAAGTCACGCCCTTCATCGGCAATCCGAAGGCGTTTGGCTTCTTCCTCGTCGATGAGCCGGATCCGACGGGCAAATGGGGGACCTATGCCACTGCCGCGAATCTGAAGGCGGAATCCGACTGGATCCACACAAACCTGCCCGGCGCCAAGACCTTCATCACCATGATGAACATGGGGTCTTCCGCAAATCCCGATTTTTCAAACACCTACAATCCCGCCAACACGCATATCGACTATTACGGCGTGGATCCCTACCCGGTACGGACCGGCACAAGCACGGTTGACTACAACATGATCGACAGGAGCGTGGCCGCGGCTGTCGCCTCCGGCATCCCGGTCAGCCAGATCGTTCCGGTTTACCAGACGTTTGGGGGCGGCAGTTTCACAACCGATACGGGCGGCCAATATGTCCTTCCCAGCGTCGCCCAGGAACAGACCATGTTGGACCACTGGGCCAAGGTGGCGCCATCGCCCGCCTTCGACTATGCCTATGCCTGGGGTTCTCAACAGGGTGACACCGCGCTTGGCAACTCACCGGCATTACAAGCCTTGTTCCAGCAACATAATCTCAGCAGCGCCGCAAGCGCCCCCGCCACCCCTCCCCCGAGCACCTCTGGTGCCGCCAGTACTCCAAGTACTCCTAGCACTCCCAGCACTCCCAATACCCCCAGTACCCAGGGGAGACCTGGCACCGCTAGTACACCGACCACTCCAGTTGTCGCCTATCCCAGCGATGGTACACATCATCACACCAACGGTGCCGATTTGATCCACAGAACCGACGACGTCCATCATGTCGCCAATGCCAGCCACTGGGTGACAGAGTCGGCCGGTGGCGGCGGGGGCTTAGGACTCGCCTCACTGGCCGATGTCGGCAGCGATGTCTTCGCATTCAATACTGCTCTTGCGGCCGGGAGTGCCGACCGGCCTACGGACTTCGGCGTCTCCCAACAAAAGATTCACCTCGACCACGCTTTGGGGCTGCACGCGGGCGCTCCGCCAAATGCCGCTTTCTTCGCCGGCATGGGCACGCATGATGGTAGCGACCATATCATCTATAACAGTTCGACCGGTGCGCTCTCTTTCGACAACCACGGCACCGGAGGTGCGCATCACATAGAATTCGCCCATTTTCCTGGTGCCTTTATGACTTGA
- a CDS encoding LysR family transcriptional regulator encodes MRKLGFAEMNSFVAIAERSSFAKAASHLGISRSTLSETIRGLEEKLGVRLLNRTTRSVALTEVGERLLAELRPALDSFEAAVESINVFRDKPAGNLRLTVPRPAAKMVIEPILAKFLAAYPAISLEIITDSALTDIVRDRFDAGIRPGHRLEQDMIAVRVGADARPTIVASPDYLLRHPRPKIPADLQGHNCIRQRFASGAMHRWMFEKRGKSLEVIVKGSLTVSDDLAIPAALDGVGIARLPSCLVDTLIEQGRLVPLLEDWAPRSVGFYLYYPSRRQTPAALQVLVDFLRAHALDGSDPKSG; translated from the coding sequence ATGCGAAAACTTGGCTTCGCTGAAATGAACTCTTTCGTGGCAATCGCCGAGCGCTCCAGCTTTGCCAAGGCGGCAAGTCACCTGGGCATTTCGCGCTCGACACTCAGTGAGACTATCCGCGGCCTCGAAGAAAAGCTCGGCGTCCGGCTGCTCAATCGGACGACCCGCAGCGTCGCCTTGACGGAGGTCGGCGAACGTCTGCTGGCGGAGCTGCGGCCGGCGCTTGACAGCTTTGAAGCGGCTGTGGAGTCCATCAATGTGTTCCGCGACAAACCGGCAGGAAATCTTCGGCTCACCGTTCCACGCCCAGCAGCAAAAATGGTGATCGAGCCAATCCTCGCAAAATTTCTCGCGGCGTATCCTGCCATCAGCCTGGAGATAATCACAGACAGCGCGCTGACCGACATCGTCCGCGATCGCTTCGACGCCGGCATCCGGCCCGGTCATCGCCTTGAGCAGGACATGATCGCTGTTCGCGTAGGCGCCGACGCGCGTCCCACGATCGTCGCCTCACCCGATTACTTGCTCCGGCACCCCCGTCCAAAGATTCCGGCAGATCTCCAAGGACACAACTGCATCCGCCAGCGCTTCGCCAGCGGCGCCATGCATCGCTGGATGTTCGAGAAGCGAGGGAAGAGCCTGGAGGTCATTGTCAAAGGATCGCTCACCGTCAGCGACGATCTTGCAATCCCCGCCGCCCTTGACGGCGTCGGGATTGCTCGCCTGCCAAGTTGTTTGGTCGACACTCTCATTGAGCAAGGGCGGCTGGTTCCCTTGCTGGAAGATTGGGCGCCGCGCTCGGTGGGGTTCTATTTGTACTACCCCAGTCGGCGCCAAACGCCCGCGGCCCTCCAGGTTCTCGTCGACTTCTTACGGGCGCATGCGTTGGACGGCAGCGACCCGAAGTCTGGATGA
- a CDS encoding FMN-dependent NADH-azoreductase — protein sequence MLQSSRPKTLLHIDSSVLADHSVSRELSAALVEQWCGADATVTVVYRDLGAQPPAHLSGEILAAGGLDPSRLTDHQRHEIGVTEVLIEEFLAADAVVIGAPMYNFAISTQLRAWIDRIVQVGRTFRYTEAGPIGLAGGKRVVIVSSRGGVYATPERQAMDFQEAYLRLVFNFLGITDFSIIRAEGLAMGPEPRQRAITAAHAQLADMFQRAA from the coding sequence ATGCTTCAATCCAGCCGTCCGAAAACGCTGCTGCACATCGACTCCAGCGTGCTCGCCGATCATTCGGTTTCCCGGGAGCTGTCCGCGGCGCTCGTCGAGCAATGGTGCGGCGCTGACGCGACCGTCACCGTCGTTTATCGCGATCTTGGCGCTCAGCCGCCTGCCCACCTCTCCGGCGAAATCCTGGCGGCAGGAGGGCTCGATCCGAGCCGGCTCACGGATCATCAGCGTCATGAGATCGGTGTGACCGAGGTGCTTATCGAGGAGTTTCTTGCCGCTGACGCGGTCGTTATCGGCGCGCCGATGTACAATTTCGCGATCTCGACCCAGCTCAGAGCTTGGATCGACCGCATCGTCCAGGTGGGGCGCACCTTTCGCTATACCGAGGCGGGCCCCATCGGCCTCGCCGGCGGCAAGCGGGTTGTGATCGTGTCATCGCGGGGCGGGGTCTACGCGACGCCTGAGCGACAGGCGATGGACTTCCAGGAAGCCTACCTGCGACTGGTCTTCAATTTTCTTGGCATTACCGACTTCTCGATCATCCGCGCGGAAGGCCTCGCGATGGGGCCGGAGCCGCGCCAGCGCGCCATCACGGCCGCGCACGCCCAACTCGCGGACATGTTCCAACGCGCTGCTTGA
- a CDS encoding haloalkane dehalogenase translates to MATTLSQRTANKPSQALLGAVLGQVFPTGAFSMTDPQIADPQISATDPHPRRRVGVLDTEMSFVEVGQGDPIVFLHGNPTSSYLWRNIIPYVSEHGRCLAPDLVGMGQSGKSPTQAYRFLDHTRYLDAWFDTLGLTKNVTLVVHDWGSALGFHRAARFPDQIKAIAYMEAIALPRRWEDFGEAGDIFRALRSEKGEHMILDENFFVEAILPRSVLRKLSDEEMAAYRAPFLEREARLPTLVWPRQIPIGGEPADVTGIVESSGAFLSRSAIPKLLIVGEPGAIMTGRTREFCRTWPNQREVTVRGRHFLQEDSPHQIGTALAEFVTSLRP, encoded by the coding sequence ATGGCGACCACCCTTTCACAGCGAACCGCCAACAAACCCTCGCAGGCACTGCTAGGCGCGGTTCTCGGGCAAGTCTTTCCAACAGGAGCGTTTTCAATGACAGACCCACAGATTGCGGATCCCCAGATCAGCGCGACCGATCCTCACCCAAGGCGACGTGTCGGCGTGCTCGACACCGAGATGAGCTTCGTCGAGGTCGGCCAGGGCGATCCGATCGTGTTCCTCCATGGCAATCCGACCTCTTCCTATCTCTGGCGGAATATCATCCCCTACGTCAGCGAACACGGTCGCTGCTTGGCGCCCGACCTGGTCGGAATGGGTCAGTCCGGAAAATCACCGACGCAGGCCTACCGCTTCCTCGACCATACGCGCTATCTGGATGCGTGGTTCGACACCTTGGGCCTCACGAAGAACGTCACCCTGGTCGTTCATGATTGGGGCTCGGCCCTCGGTTTTCATCGCGCGGCCCGCTTCCCTGACCAGATCAAGGCGATCGCCTACATGGAGGCCATCGCCTTGCCACGGCGCTGGGAAGATTTCGGCGAGGCCGGCGACATTTTCCGAGCATTGCGCTCGGAAAAGGGCGAGCACATGATCCTTGATGAGAACTTCTTCGTGGAGGCGATACTGCCGCGAAGTGTTCTTCGGAAGCTGAGCGACGAAGAAATGGCCGCCTATCGTGCCCCGTTTCTCGAGCGGGAAGCTCGGCTCCCGACGCTCGTATGGCCGCGACAAATCCCGATCGGCGGCGAACCCGCCGATGTTACGGGGATCGTCGAGAGTTCGGGGGCATTTCTGTCTCGCAGCGCAATTCCGAAGCTTCTTATCGTGGGCGAACCCGGCGCAATCATGACGGGTCGCACCCGCGAATTCTGCCGAACTTGGCCGAACCAGCGAGAGGTCACCGTTAGGGGCAGGCATTTTCTTCAAGAGGATTCACCCCATCAAATCGGGACAGCGCTGGCCGAATTCGTGACGAGCCTGCGGCCGTAG
- a CDS encoding cytochrome b, translated as MTQVSRYHPLLVGLHWLLALMVIAALALGALVLVNIPNSDPMKIDALRQHMTAGVLILTLMLVRLLVRTRTTHPAPASSGNALLNKLAWASHRLFYPLVFGMAGSGIIMALEANLPAVVFGGHGSLPPDFWAFTPRVFHYVFSRMLMALIALHVAGALYHTFFLKDQLLRRMFFGKRVIAAATIPTSPAPNQPSSKVQS; from the coding sequence ATGACCCAAGTCTCTCGTTATCACCCGCTCCTGGTTGGGTTGCATTGGCTGCTGGCTTTGATGGTCATTGCCGCCTTGGCGCTCGGCGCCTTAGTGCTGGTCAATATCCCGAACAGCGATCCGATGAAGATCGACGCGCTGCGGCAGCACATGACCGCTGGCGTCCTGATCCTGACGCTAATGCTAGTGCGATTGCTGGTTCGTACGCGCACCACACACCCTGCGCCGGCGTCGTCCGGCAATGCGCTGCTGAACAAGCTTGCCTGGGCCTCGCACAGGCTCTTCTACCCGCTGGTGTTCGGCATGGCTGGCAGCGGCATCATCATGGCCTTGGAGGCCAATCTGCCGGCCGTCGTGTTCGGCGGCCATGGCTCCTTGCCGCCAGACTTCTGGGCCTTCACGCCGCGCGTCTTTCACTACGTATTTTCACGAATGCTGATGGCGCTGATCGCGCTGCATGTCGCCGGCGCGCTCTATCACACCTTCTTTCTAAAGGACCAATTGCTGAGGCGAATGTTCTTCGGCAAACGCGTCATCGCGGCGGCGACCATTCCAACGTCACCAGCTCCCAATCAGCCATCCTCAAAGGTGCAATCATGA
- a CDS encoding helix-turn-helix transcriptional regulator encodes MDRVRFLTPDEVAERYRGEISPGTLRNWRSMRVGPSFVRIGKAVLYPIAELDAWDEQNRVACRASKRLIEP; translated from the coding sequence ATGGATCGAGTCAGGTTTCTAACCCCGGATGAGGTCGCGGAACGCTATCGTGGGGAGATTTCTCCGGGCACATTAAGAAACTGGCGCTCAATGCGCGTCGGGCCGAGTTTCGTTAGGATCGGCAAAGCTGTTCTCTACCCCATTGCAGAGTTGGACGCTTGGGACGAACAGAACCGTGTTGCTTGTCGTGCGTCAAAGCGACTCATTGAGCCCTAG